Proteins encoded within one genomic window of Gloeobacter kilaueensis JS1:
- a CDS encoding gamma-glutamyltransferase family protein, with amino-acid sequence MAAGHPQTAAAGIEILRQGGNAFDAAIAALLAACVAEATLTSLGGAGFLLAHTATGESVLFDFFSQTPGERRSEREVHFYPVAVDFGDAVQEFHIGPGSMAVPGTVAGVFHIHGRLGRLPMAKVAAPAIELARRGLEIDPFQSFCRGILEPILLATPGARALFVPQGHLQKPGEPWAAPELADTLDWLVAEGPDVFYRGEIAHRLVADSERLGGHLTAKDLRTYRVIEREPLRWPYRDRSLLTNPAPSAGGTLICFALQLLSHFDIGTLRFGTAAHLELLTEVMRLTDEARRADFKRQDNTFLSPVVLDRYGSRLRRHWGSTTHISVLDAEGNAASVTSTNGEGSAYVIPGTGIMINNMLGEEDLHPEGFDQWPVGRRIASMMAPSIVLRDGEPEIVLGSGGSKRIRTALLQVLANLIDFQMPLAQAIASPRIHWENHILHLEPDLQPPLHLEDSSAVLWREQNFYFGGVHTVRRTGQGLEAEGDHRRSGTALLL; translated from the coding sequence GTGGCCGCCGGTCATCCGCAGACAGCTGCCGCCGGGATCGAGATTCTGCGCCAGGGGGGCAACGCCTTCGACGCTGCGATCGCAGCGCTGCTTGCTGCCTGTGTGGCCGAGGCAACCCTCACTTCCCTGGGAGGTGCCGGCTTTTTGCTCGCCCACACTGCAACTGGTGAGAGCGTTCTGTTCGATTTTTTCTCCCAGACGCCGGGTGAACGGCGCTCGGAGCGGGAAGTCCACTTTTATCCGGTCGCCGTCGATTTTGGCGACGCCGTGCAGGAATTTCACATCGGTCCTGGCTCGATGGCTGTCCCTGGCACCGTGGCGGGCGTGTTCCATATCCATGGCCGCCTGGGCCGTCTGCCGATGGCAAAAGTTGCGGCCCCGGCGATCGAACTGGCCCGGCGCGGGCTGGAGATCGATCCGTTTCAAAGCTTCTGCCGGGGCATTCTGGAGCCAATCTTGCTCGCCACACCGGGCGCACGCGCCCTGTTTGTCCCGCAGGGCCACTTGCAAAAACCGGGGGAACCCTGGGCTGCTCCTGAGCTGGCCGATACGCTCGATTGGCTGGTGGCTGAGGGACCGGATGTCTTTTATCGCGGCGAGATCGCCCATCGCCTCGTCGCCGATAGCGAGCGGCTGGGGGGCCATCTGACGGCAAAGGACTTACGGACCTACCGCGTCATCGAGCGCGAACCGCTGCGCTGGCCCTATCGGGACCGCTCGCTGTTGACCAATCCGGCTCCGAGTGCGGGCGGCACGCTTATCTGCTTTGCGCTGCAACTGTTGTCCCACTTCGATATCGGCACCCTGCGCTTCGGCACAGCGGCCCATCTTGAGCTACTCACCGAAGTGATGCGCCTCACCGACGAAGCTCGCCGCGCCGACTTCAAACGCCAGGACAACACCTTTCTCTCGCCTGTGGTTCTCGACAGGTACGGCTCTCGCCTGCGCCGGCATTGGGGAAGCACGACCCATATCAGCGTCCTCGACGCCGAGGGCAACGCAGCGAGCGTCACCAGCACCAACGGCGAGGGTTCCGCCTACGTCATACCCGGCACGGGGATCATGATCAACAACATGCTGGGCGAAGAAGATCTCCATCCCGAAGGCTTCGATCAGTGGCCCGTGGGCAGGCGCATCGCCTCAATGATGGCCCCCTCGATTGTCCTGCGCGACGGAGAGCCTGAGATCGTGCTTGGCTCCGGCGGTTCCAAACGCATCCGCACCGCCCTTTTGCAGGTGCTCGCCAACTTGATCGATTTCCAGATGCCCCTTGCCCAGGCGATTGCCAGCCCCCGCATCCACTGGGAAAACCACATCCTGCACCTGGAGCCAGACCTCCAGCCCCCGCTCCATCTCGAAGACAGCTCAGCCGTCCTCTGGCGGGAGCAAAATTTTTATTTTGGCGGCGTTCACACCGTCCGCCGCACGGGGCAGGGATTGGAAGCGGAGGGTGACCATCGGCGCAGCGGCACAGCTCTACTTCTGTAG
- a CDS encoding L-threonylcarbamoyladenylate synthase, whose amino-acid sequence MSVLFISETAFLAHLRAGGVGVLPTDTVPGLVCLPQYADGIYALKGRDENKPLILLGAETADLKPFTNGWLPEWAALTARGWPGPLTLALPASDRVLPQLHRNQQTIGLRVPAHAATRALLALSGPLASTSANRSGEPALLEPEAIRATFAHIPLLVGDYSSSGIASTVVRWQIDGWQVLRQGNFWLEADGARGADER is encoded by the coding sequence ATGTCTGTTCTATTCATCTCCGAAACAGCATTTCTGGCCCATCTCAGAGCGGGCGGGGTGGGTGTTCTTCCCACCGACACCGTGCCCGGCCTGGTCTGTCTGCCGCAGTACGCCGATGGGATCTACGCGCTTAAGGGCCGCGACGAGAACAAACCTCTGATCCTGCTCGGCGCGGAGACCGCCGATCTCAAACCCTTTACCAACGGCTGGCTGCCGGAGTGGGCGGCGCTGACAGCGCGGGGCTGGCCCGGCCCCCTCACCCTGGCGCTGCCCGCCAGCGACCGAGTGCTGCCCCAACTGCACCGCAATCAACAGACGATCGGCCTGCGCGTACCGGCCCACGCCGCAACCCGTGCCCTGCTTGCCCTGAGCGGTCCTCTCGCTTCGACGAGCGCCAATCGCTCCGGTGAACCGGCCCTGCTGGAGCCAGAGGCGATCCGGGCCACCTTTGCCCACATCCCCTTGCTTGTCGGAGATTACTCCAGCAGTGGCATCGCATCTACGGTCGTGCGCTGGCAAATAGATGGCTGGCAGGTGCTGCGCCAGGGAAATTTCTGGCTTGAAGCCGACGGCGCTAGGGGTGCTGACGAGAGATGA
- a CDS encoding single-stranded-DNA-specific exonuclease RecJ, whose translation MAPAWNFRSAFISLEPEVRARLGEYAAGVLAARGIRDPHAITAFLKPQPCPPLDTINWPQLDAATERIVTAIAENKKLLLTCDRRFESLVAAALLLDALTAAGADSHFVRDPQQFVNQEHIASQSGPTALEIRIGGVADTISGAIVLEACLGPLADADANLLLNPLQLEASVLWRHLPEVGLAWLLAASVLTRLGRSQAIASQWVDLVLAGCVAGLASLEHCRNFVLAGLAQPGSVRRSPLDNLIERYRGQLFKIAFPLDALSYLDDPAEAVQWLLGEPSVACCEAFERHRLEHQRQIEAVLQQATALIEQLDPAGRRELVLSHPRWPYPVLRLAAARLAGRYRCPVVLITCPEESSLACGYGYAQDVDLIAVFETLAPLLVRAGGQPGSVRFSCKKEHLASLCRALTQQLQRCTAPDRDHNSAAIVLDAETILDLPAELDRLFREVERLAPFGPGQPRPLVALRNFRPQWSLSRDGRHLDCKLGARTLRWPDGGDQRHRWQQEHLVDLVFELEPWEATLWWGWIHHLQPAEQRTTIEEETSSRRSVQIEDFRRLEASFSESLPALVLRRWPCSAAELASQLQQSPWPTVVLAGRSDDWSRSRGWIVELSRRWQAGMRDREALELAGLPGPLLERILDWAAAGGDLVQGATAILQEARAFQHWLDTAPAAEIGSLCDRLLSGDD comes from the coding sequence ATGGCCCCTGCCTGGAACTTCAGAAGCGCTTTTATCAGCCTTGAACCCGAGGTCCGCGCCCGGCTGGGCGAATACGCAGCCGGGGTGCTGGCCGCTCGCGGTATCCGTGATCCCCATGCTATCACCGCCTTTTTGAAACCCCAACCCTGCCCACCGCTGGATACGATCAACTGGCCGCAGCTTGACGCGGCCACCGAAAGAATCGTCACTGCAATCGCCGAGAACAAAAAACTACTTTTGACCTGTGACCGGCGCTTTGAGAGCCTGGTTGCAGCAGCACTGCTGCTCGATGCTCTGACTGCCGCCGGCGCGGACAGTCACTTTGTCCGCGACCCTCAACAGTTCGTAAACCAGGAACACATTGCTTCTCAAAGTGGGCCGACAGCCCTGGAGATCCGTATCGGGGGCGTTGCAGACACGATCTCTGGCGCGATCGTCCTGGAGGCGTGCCTCGGCCCGCTGGCGGATGCGGACGCCAATCTATTGCTCAATCCGCTGCAACTGGAAGCATCTGTGCTCTGGCGGCACCTGCCGGAGGTGGGTCTGGCCTGGCTGCTCGCCGCCTCCGTGCTCACCCGCCTCGGTCGCTCCCAGGCGATAGCGAGCCAGTGGGTGGATCTGGTGCTGGCCGGTTGTGTCGCTGGGCTGGCCTCGCTTGAACACTGCCGGAATTTCGTGCTGGCCGGGCTGGCCCAGCCGGGCAGCGTGCGCCGTTCACCGCTGGATAATCTAATCGAGCGCTATCGGGGACAGCTTTTTAAGATCGCTTTTCCACTGGACGCTTTGAGCTATCTGGACGATCCGGCTGAGGCGGTGCAGTGGCTTTTAGGAGAGCCGTCGGTGGCCTGCTGCGAAGCCTTTGAGCGCCACCGGCTGGAGCACCAGCGGCAGATCGAAGCGGTTCTTCAGCAGGCGACGGCCCTCATCGAGCAGTTGGATCCGGCAGGGCGGCGCGAGCTGGTGCTCAGCCATCCCCGCTGGCCTTACCCGGTACTGCGGCTGGCGGCGGCGCGCCTCGCCGGCCGTTACCGCTGCCCGGTGGTGCTCATCACCTGTCCGGAGGAGTCGTCCCTTGCCTGCGGTTACGGCTACGCCCAGGACGTCGATCTGATCGCTGTCTTTGAAACCCTTGCTCCCTTGCTGGTGAGGGCGGGGGGCCAACCGGGGAGTGTGCGCTTCAGCTGCAAGAAAGAACACCTGGCGAGCCTGTGCCGGGCGCTGACACAGCAGTTGCAGCGCTGCACCGCTCCTGATCGCGATCACAACAGCGCTGCGATCGTGCTCGATGCGGAGACGATTCTTGATCTGCCGGCAGAACTCGATCGCCTCTTTCGCGAGGTCGAGCGACTAGCGCCCTTTGGTCCAGGCCAGCCCCGGCCCCTGGTCGCGCTGCGCAACTTTCGGCCCCAGTGGAGCCTGTCGCGCGACGGTCGCCACCTCGACTGCAAACTGGGAGCGCGCACGCTGAGGTGGCCTGACGGCGGCGATCAGCGCCATCGCTGGCAGCAGGAGCACCTGGTCGATCTCGTCTTTGAGCTGGAACCGTGGGAGGCGACGCTCTGGTGGGGCTGGATTCATCACCTGCAACCAGCTGAGCAGCGCACCACAATCGAGGAGGAGACAAGCAGCCGCCGGTCGGTGCAGATCGAGGACTTTCGCCGCCTGGAGGCCAGCTTCTCGGAGTCGCTGCCTGCTCTGGTGCTGCGCCGCTGGCCCTGCTCAGCTGCGGAACTGGCGTCCCAACTGCAGCAAAGCCCCTGGCCAACGGTCGTTCTAGCCGGTCGCAGCGACGACTGGTCTCGATCGCGCGGCTGGATTGTCGAGCTGTCCCGCCGCTGGCAGGCGGGGATGCGCGATCGCGAGGCACTCGAACTGGCAGGATTGCCGGGGCCGCTGTTGGAGCGGATTCTCGATTGGGCCGCCGCCGGTGGCGATCTCGTTCAGGGGGCGACCGCCATCTTGCAGGAGGCACGCGCCTTTCAGCACTGGCTGGACACTGCCCCAGCCGCTGAGATTGGCAGCCTGTGCGACCGACTTTTAAGCGGCGATGATTGA
- a CDS encoding DUF732 domain-containing protein — MKNLLLPLLVAAALFASLPVCAQEGTADADTAAAQVRYLKTIEQLLKKQKVPTGPAADRDRQLLSLGRIVCRLKSRGNSDQQIVEKVSAGAVQAGFADRNAAAATKAALLAVAQTDYCASTTAPSPPAANSTP, encoded by the coding sequence ATGAAAAATTTGCTGCTCCCTCTGCTCGTTGCTGCTGCTCTATTCGCTTCGCTGCCGGTCTGTGCCCAGGAAGGAACAGCCGATGCGGATACAGCAGCCGCCCAGGTTCGCTATCTTAAGACCATCGAACAGTTGCTCAAAAAACAAAAGGTTCCGACAGGACCGGCGGCGGATCGCGACAGGCAGCTTTTGAGTCTGGGGCGGATCGTCTGTCGGCTCAAAAGCCGGGGCAACAGCGACCAGCAGATCGTCGAGAAGGTTTCTGCCGGGGCTGTGCAGGCGGGGTTTGCTGACCGCAACGCGGCGGCGGCGACAAAGGCAGCACTATTGGCGGTGGCCCAGACCGACTACTGCGCCAGTACAACCGCCCCGAGCCCTCCGGCGGCCAACAGTACGCCTTGA
- a CDS encoding IS701 family transposase has product MTTPRKPNSTVPFVDQYCSTYQHLFADVRTFECFKSLQLGLVSEVKRKTLPAIARAVGADAQAFHHFLVHSPWSVECFREQRIALTKQALNGRSITVCIDETGDKKKGKKTDYVSRQYIGNVGKIDNGIVSVHAFGLLGNITFPLLFRVFKPECRLAKNEQHKSKPKIAADLIDELCEQGFNIGLVVADSHYGESSDFINTLWKHRLHYVVAIRSNHGVWMLKGWVVRRNRWKSFERQFSNGKTETRYIREIIFGKRKATRYYEITTDIEKQPEESTWYIMTNLPGKIEKTVGNLFGDRTWVEYGFRQVKAELGWTDYKLTAYRGIEKWWEMVCSAYLMVSMQTTTMGEESEEEVPDKASESQRYPAMYTTHKWWDEKQGWKAILNNMRLMIQPFVCLSLLLPWLEVTQLNDLGKVLQNLIDKVNGFAVFLRL; this is encoded by the coding sequence ATGACCACTCCAAGGAAACCTAATAGCACTGTCCCTTTCGTAGATCAATACTGTTCCACTTACCAACACCTGTTTGCAGACGTCCGAACTTTTGAATGCTTCAAAAGCTTGCAACTCGGGTTAGTTTCCGAGGTCAAACGCAAAACTCTGCCCGCGATAGCCAGAGCAGTGGGCGCAGACGCTCAGGCTTTTCATCACTTTTTGGTCCACTCTCCCTGGTCGGTTGAATGCTTTAGAGAACAACGAATTGCACTGACCAAGCAAGCACTGAACGGACGCTCTATCACCGTTTGCATTGACGAAACTGGCGACAAGAAAAAGGGAAAGAAGACCGACTATGTCTCCCGACAATACATCGGCAATGTCGGCAAAATAGATAACGGCATTGTTTCCGTTCATGCCTTCGGTTTGCTGGGGAATATCACCTTTCCATTGCTATTCAGGGTTTTCAAACCCGAGTGCCGTCTTGCTAAAAACGAACAGCACAAGAGTAAACCCAAAATCGCTGCTGATTTGATTGATGAGTTATGTGAGCAGGGGTTCAATATTGGTCTGGTAGTAGCGGACAGCCACTATGGAGAAAGTAGCGATTTTATCAACACTTTGTGGAAACACCGACTGCACTATGTCGTTGCTATCCGCTCCAATCACGGGGTGTGGATGCTCAAGGGTTGGGTTGTTCGTCGCAATCGCTGGAAAAGCTTCGAGCGTCAATTCAGTAATGGCAAGACAGAAACACGCTACATCCGCGAGATTATTTTTGGCAAACGCAAGGCAACGCGATACTACGAGATCACGACGGATATCGAGAAACAGCCCGAGGAAAGTACCTGGTATATCATGACCAATCTGCCTGGAAAAATTGAAAAGACGGTAGGCAATTTGTTTGGAGATAGAACCTGGGTCGAGTACGGTTTTCGTCAGGTGAAAGCGGAACTAGGCTGGACGGACTACAAGTTGACAGCTTACCGAGGCATCGAGAAGTGGTGGGAGATGGTGTGCAGTGCCTACTTAATGGTGAGTATGCAAACAACGACGATGGGAGAAGAATCAGAGGAAGAGGTTCCTGACAAAGCAAGCGAGAGTCAGCGTTATCCTGCAATGTACACCACCCATAAGTGGTGGGATGAAAAACAAGGATGGAAGGCGATTTTGAACAACATGCGACTGATGATTCAGCCATTCGTTTGCTTGAGTTTATTATTGCCGTGGCTAGAGGTGACCCAGTTGAATGACCTTGGAAAAGTACTCCAGAATCTAATAGACAAAGTCAATGGTTTTGCAGTCTTCCTCCGACTTTGA
- a CDS encoding type I restriction enzyme HsdR N-terminal domain-containing protein has protein sequence MKTARPDIIVVSPDGEYLIVVEVKLSDSDLHNQNAIDQFKHLMASIGCSIGLIVFGQRIILLRDSLEKSNGESVDIVGEAKLPDSLLPPVDERWKGEYEFEVRVQRWLEELKLSSNVENLPHDLRKLFSESIINLLRLGDIRSAGPRWSRSGR, from the coding sequence ATGAAAACAGCCCGGCCAGATATTATCGTAGTCAGCCCAGACGGGGAGTATCTAATAGTTGTTGAGGTAAAGCTCAGCGACAGTGACCTGCACAATCAGAATGCTATCGATCAATTCAAACACCTTATGGCTTCTATCGGTTGCTCAATTGGACTCATTGTGTTTGGCCAACGGATTATTCTTCTTCGCGACTCTTTAGAAAAGTCAAATGGTGAGTCTGTTGATATTGTTGGTGAGGCAAAACTGCCAGATTCTTTGCTGCCGCCTGTGGATGAACGATGGAAAGGGGAATACGAGTTTGAAGTGCGTGTTCAGCGCTGGCTCGAAGAATTAAAACTTTCCTCCAATGTAGAAAATCTGCCCCATGATCTGAGAAAGCTTTTCAGTGAATCAATTATTAATTTGCTTCGGCTAGGCGACATCAGATCTGCTGGTCCTAGATGGAGTAGATCCGGGAGGTGA
- a CDS encoding quinone oxidoreductase family protein yields MQAIRQARFGGPEVLVLEDLPTPVPASGEVLVRVHAASINHYDILSRRGDFADVPLPRIPGMECSGHVEAYGGGSRTDLAIGTPVVVLGTTLGNGGPGGYSTHVCLSETEVFAVPAGLDLTIAACLGMTYLTAWYALIERAQLQPEQTLLIPGAGGGVAGAVLEIAVSSGARVAATSGGAAKCARAVSQGAQVCVDYHTQDVTKEILAWSGGQGVELVLDAVGGDSIQQGLNCLASRGRLLSIGIVRGNSFSVDAVAFLSREQFLLGVNAGQLAPAKRYAIFEQLADWIAAGKLTVTVDRTFPLAEAADAHRYAESGERYGKLILLCD; encoded by the coding sequence ATGCAGGCGATTCGACAGGCACGCTTCGGTGGACCGGAAGTACTCGTGCTCGAAGATCTGCCGACCCCGGTGCCCGCCTCTGGGGAGGTGCTGGTGCGCGTTCACGCCGCCTCGATCAACCACTACGATATTCTCTCGCGCCGGGGCGACTTTGCGGATGTGCCCCTGCCACGCATCCCCGGCATGGAATGCAGCGGCCACGTCGAAGCCTACGGCGGCGGTTCCCGCACCGATCTGGCAATCGGCACACCGGTGGTGGTACTCGGGACAACTCTGGGTAACGGCGGTCCTGGGGGCTATTCTACCCACGTCTGCCTCTCGGAGACGGAAGTCTTTGCTGTGCCCGCCGGTCTTGATCTCACGATCGCCGCCTGCCTGGGAATGACCTACCTGACTGCCTGGTACGCCCTCATCGAACGCGCCCAACTGCAGCCGGAGCAGACGCTTTTGATTCCGGGAGCAGGCGGCGGGGTCGCCGGAGCGGTCCTGGAGATCGCCGTCAGTTCAGGAGCGCGGGTGGCCGCCACCAGCGGCGGTGCGGCCAAGTGCGCCCGCGCTGTTTCCCAGGGAGCACAGGTGTGCGTCGATTACCACACCCAGGATGTGACCAAAGAAATTCTGGCCTGGAGCGGTGGGCAGGGGGTCGAACTCGTCCTCGACGCCGTTGGGGGCGATTCGATTCAGCAGGGCCTCAACTGCCTGGCCAGTCGGGGCCGCCTGTTGTCGATCGGCATCGTGCGCGGTAACAGTTTCAGCGTCGATGCTGTGGCTTTTCTTTCCCGCGAGCAGTTTCTTCTTGGCGTCAACGCGGGCCAGCTCGCTCCGGCAAAGCGCTACGCCATTTTTGAACAACTGGCCGACTGGATCGCCGCCGGCAAACTGACGGTAACTGTCGATCGGACCTTTCCTTTGGCTGAGGCCGCCGATGCCCACCGCTACGCCGAGTCGGGCGAGCGCTACGGAAAACTCATTTTGCTGTGCGATTGA
- the lipB gene encoding lipoyl(octanoyl) transferase LipB, translating to MELCPNNSIKKISAQRDKSECVLLQLGRVDYQTALTWQKQLLAGRSAEREQLDVLMLLEHPPVYTYHRPADCDQILQDLGGVPLYQVERGGQITYHGPGQLVGYPILDLRQHRQDLHWYLRQLEQVLIDALVHFGVPAKRQAGYTGVWAGEYKLAAIGVKVSRWVTMQGFALNVDPDLSAFERIVPCGLTRPVGSLAQFCPGIGVEEVLPVVAACFGRVFDREMIAGGRQLLLS from the coding sequence ATGGAACTTTGCCCCAACAATTCGATCAAGAAGATCTCTGCGCAGCGAGACAAAAGCGAATGCGTTCTATTGCAGCTGGGCAGAGTCGATTATCAGACAGCTCTCACCTGGCAAAAGCAGCTACTGGCGGGCCGTAGCGCGGAGCGCGAGCAGCTCGATGTACTGATGTTGCTGGAGCATCCACCGGTCTATACCTACCACCGGCCCGCCGACTGCGATCAGATCCTGCAGGATCTGGGGGGGGTGCCGCTCTATCAAGTCGAGCGCGGCGGCCAGATCACCTACCACGGCCCTGGCCAGCTGGTGGGCTATCCGATATTGGATCTGAGGCAGCACCGCCAGGATCTGCACTGGTACCTGCGCCAGCTCGAACAGGTGCTCATCGATGCGCTCGTCCACTTTGGGGTGCCGGCCAAAAGACAGGCAGGCTATACCGGCGTCTGGGCGGGCGAATATAAACTGGCAGCCATCGGTGTCAAAGTCTCGCGCTGGGTGACGATGCAGGGCTTTGCCCTCAACGTCGATCCGGACTTGAGTGCATTCGAGCGGATTGTGCCCTGCGGGCTCACCCGGCCCGTCGGCTCGCTGGCGCAGTTTTGTCCAGGAATCGGCGTCGAGGAGGTACTGCCGGTGGTGGCAGCCTGCTTCGGGCGCGTCTTCGATCGCGAGATGATTGCCGGTGGCAGGCAACTGCTACTCAGTTGA
- a CDS encoding ABC1 kinase family protein — MASSGFLDLRNLRRYDPQAIDAYYRRHLFIAIGRAISVLLAFAGFGLQLWWDGVRGCVERNRLRRAAQLRQLLTDLGPGSIKIGQALSTRPDLLPKDYMEELTRLQDQLPPFDNTVAFECIRRELGRPAQEVFERIDPTPVAAASLGQVYRAQLRTGERVAVKVQRPHLVEKLSLDLALLRWFCAHFAGLLPLNLGHDLASIVDEFGSKLFEEIDYENEATNAERFARYFENDPNVYIPCIYREYSSRKVLTIEWIDGIKLTDTTAIKAAGLDIDSLIRIGVESGLRQLLEYGFFHADPHPGNLFALRDGRMAYIDFGMMDQLSEETKETLVDALVHLINREYVALSGDFVRLGFLAPGTDLEPIVPAIEEVTGDIMGQKVVDFNFKTITDRFSDLVYEFPFRVPAQFALIIRSLITQEGIALSLSPNFKIVEVAYPYVARRLLTGESPRLRQRLLEVLFKGGRFQWHRLENLLQIAGTGGNFDLLPAARLGLESLLSADGAYLRERLILAVTEDDRLHTREIGRLWNLVRPAIQPRKIVDTALSSLRERLAAGSTRPALQD, encoded by the coding sequence GTGGCTAGTTCCGGTTTTCTAGATCTTCGAAATTTGCGCCGCTACGACCCCCAGGCTATCGATGCCTACTACCGTCGGCATCTGTTCATTGCCATCGGGCGCGCCATCTCCGTACTGCTGGCCTTTGCCGGTTTTGGCCTGCAACTGTGGTGGGATGGAGTGCGGGGGTGTGTCGAACGCAACCGCCTCAGGCGGGCGGCCCAACTGCGCCAGCTCCTGACCGACCTTGGCCCCGGCAGCATCAAGATTGGCCAGGCCCTCTCGACGCGGCCCGACCTGCTGCCCAAGGACTACATGGAGGAGTTGACGCGGCTGCAGGACCAGTTGCCGCCCTTCGACAACACCGTTGCCTTCGAGTGCATCCGCCGTGAACTGGGCCGACCGGCGCAGGAAGTTTTTGAGCGCATCGACCCGACGCCGGTTGCAGCCGCTTCTTTGGGCCAGGTCTACCGTGCCCAACTGCGCACCGGCGAACGGGTAGCCGTCAAGGTCCAGCGGCCCCACCTCGTCGAGAAGCTATCGCTCGATCTGGCGCTGCTGCGCTGGTTCTGTGCCCACTTTGCGGGTCTTTTGCCGCTCAACCTCGGCCACGACCTGGCAAGTATCGTCGATGAATTCGGCTCCAAGCTCTTCGAGGAGATCGACTACGAGAACGAGGCGACCAACGCCGAGCGCTTCGCCCGCTACTTCGAGAACGATCCGAACGTCTACATTCCGTGCATCTACCGCGAGTACAGCAGCCGCAAGGTGCTCACCATCGAGTGGATCGATGGCATCAAGCTCACCGACACCACCGCAATCAAAGCGGCGGGCCTCGACATCGATTCACTCATCCGTATCGGGGTCGAGTCGGGCCTCAGGCAACTGCTCGAGTACGGCTTCTTCCACGCTGACCCCCACCCTGGCAATCTCTTTGCTCTGCGCGACGGGCGGATGGCCTACATCGACTTTGGCATGATGGACCAGTTGTCGGAGGAGACGAAGGAGACCCTCGTCGATGCGCTGGTGCATCTGATCAACCGCGAGTACGTCGCCCTGTCCGGGGACTTCGTGCGCCTCGGGTTTCTCGCCCCCGGCACCGACCTTGAGCCGATCGTGCCTGCGATCGAGGAGGTGACAGGCGACATCATGGGCCAGAAGGTGGTCGATTTTAACTTCAAGACGATCACCGACCGCTTTTCAGATCTGGTCTACGAGTTTCCGTTTCGGGTGCCCGCCCAGTTTGCCCTGATTATCCGCTCGCTGATTACGCAAGAAGGCATCGCCCTCTCCCTCTCGCCCAACTTCAAAATCGTCGAGGTGGCCTACCCCTACGTCGCCCGCCGCCTTTTAACGGGTGAATCGCCCCGATTGCGCCAGCGCCTCTTAGAAGTGCTCTTCAAAGGGGGCCGCTTTCAGTGGCACCGGCTTGAAAATCTCCTGCAAATCGCCGGTACCGGCGGCAACTTCGATCTGTTGCCCGCTGCCCGCCTTGGCCTCGAATCGCTCCTTTCAGCCGACGGCGCTTACCTGCGCGAACGGCTGATCCTGGCTGTCACCGAAGACGATCGCCTCCATACCAGAGAGATCGGTCGGCTCTGGAATCTGGTCCGTCCCGCCATCCAACCGCGCAAGATAGTTGATACGGCTCTATCCAGCCTGCGCGAACGACTGGCCGCCGGTTCCACCCGCCCGGCCCTGCAGGATTGA
- a CDS encoding MarC family protein: MMQGLLAYAVGTFLALLPIANPIGAVPVFYSLTGGDPPDYRLQQARMTAINVLWVLALFLIAGKVILSFFGISLAVLRVAGGLLVGHTAWEMVTARPRLTVPENEEAADKDDISFTPMAVPMLSGPGAIGVVIGLAAKATGVFDYIGCLVGIVLLSAVTYLSLVVGEPLIKALGKTGVGALNRVLGFLILAIAVQFVADGTLQFVHESGLIK; the protein is encoded by the coding sequence ATAATGCAGGGTTTGCTGGCGTATGCGGTCGGAACCTTTCTGGCTCTGTTGCCGATTGCCAATCCGATCGGAGCGGTGCCTGTTTTTTATAGTCTGACCGGCGGCGACCCTCCGGATTATCGGCTGCAGCAGGCGCGGATGACAGCGATCAACGTGCTCTGGGTGCTGGCGCTCTTTTTGATCGCAGGCAAGGTGATCTTGTCGTTCTTTGGCATCTCCCTGGCCGTCCTTCGGGTAGCGGGCGGCCTTTTGGTGGGCCACACCGCCTGGGAGATGGTGACGGCTCGACCGCGACTGACGGTCCCCGAAAACGAAGAAGCGGCAGATAAAGACGACATTTCTTTTACACCGATGGCGGTACCGATGCTGAGCGGGCCGGGGGCAATCGGAGTTGTGATTGGCCTGGCAGCAAAGGCGACGGGCGTCTTTGACTACATTGGCTGCCTGGTGGGCATCGTGCTCCTCAGCGCCGTCACCTATCTCAGCCTCGTCGTGGGCGAACCGCTCATCAAGGCCCTGGGCAAAACCGGCGTCGGTGCCCTCAACCGCGTGCTCGGCTTTTTAATTCTGGCTATCGCTGTCCAATTTGTCGCCGATGGCACCCTGCAATTCGTCCACGAATCAGGGCTTATCAAGTAG